Proteins encoded within one genomic window of Flavobacterium sp. NG2:
- a CDS encoding Ig-like domain-containing protein has protein sequence MKKSKQLRSKLPNKTSFIWLITILLNIHIISAQIHVDINLNMKHSVENVSDFGRNRHMTIHAGSTESDWNGEETKLDYLMNELGVYFGRDTGSATWKNQLVEEDPNHKGWPNVTQLKETAIGLKKWIDSPDFVTRRQYRAKSKYMIMGVNDFSPMYPNLSWYPTFGKGKGGWFVRDVDAAAEWTSLYLDNFYAKTTNDIGEGLPKYWECYNEPDMNFMNPSFGMIVSSLEKNWEYHKLVAQKVKERLGSFAPKIGGMTWGQHDFFKPDAVPSRTDGAFWYANSSPEANALYDNMLSGVNGWPKAWDKRKDNWWQWDYLWQGFIDHAGADMDFYGVHLYDWPNSTKGTSTIRSGGHVEAVLDQLEWYDNFKFGKKKDIVMSEFGAVNATYINSLPSRRRDWEFLKPFNQMFLEFLERPSHVVMSMPFSPTKAIWGAYIKSDGNVQRYDGATLFDPIGTWKGNPTTYVMGQPSGGWDWSAIIYYFELWKGVEGTRIDTKSNHSDVQADAYVLGNHVYVILNNCEDDIKTVNLNTFNTALTNTVSNVEMRHLFFDPAKGTQGEPALSVVKLKTAPAQVTLKANSTIVLDYIYNNPVVIDKESKEKKYMSEPLTTAKNTRGTQLCRLEGKNSFTTTVKNVVKPAKGEAVIRIGGFFYNPVDGGDGKIKVVSLKVNGNEVVTQSPMLYNPRGYVAGGYKGGWFGVLELECPLSYLKDGDNTIYFQRQQNADFTTVMIQVWDMDQDPGRTSNTTVALTSVSLGSEAESLMNGNKLGIVPVFAPSNATNKGLVWTSSDVNVATVDENGVVTAKADSGIAVITATSKQTNNIFATKTITAIPYKKSDVTSLEIVQGSQITVDQYVNTPLTLQMTPTPENIPDIEWTSSNDAVVSVLSTGKVIGKVIGGTATITAKVKGTTISDEIIVNVRIAGEESVFSRELPNAIRPFTTGKVTVPVRIMGERTVNMELIKNGMVIGSGIQTVNALGDITIEVPYTLTTAPSPGTGYSIKLTLKNGSTILDTETKTIEVIDHIRVSSVTINEGIPLVQVGKTISRSAVVSPIDAFNTSIQWSSSNSAVATVDQNTGIITGVAVGQVTIRATSVDENTVYAEAVINVQADEVSVPVQSIVLPSVLTLFPSLKKTLTPIFVPSYTTNKNIVWQVNNNIVTVDSNGLVTAGNTEGTAIVTATSITNPSISASVQVKVTKTLVVEAETFVNTGGSTEGVVKSSIGFNNNTSGDWAEYTVDFPASGEYAIKYRIGSPNSAGLGVKIYVDGVLMNTTKLVGTGGWDIYTTQAASGQINISAGVHTIRIESTGTDQWQWNCDWFSLEYMGIVPLSVKSEKLKSVSIYPNPTYGDLVIEGLSNSNTNITIYNLLGVVVKQMNVATDRVDLNISDYATGVYLIKVTKGADSGLYKVIKK, from the coding sequence ATGAAAAAAAGTAAACAACTGCGAAGCAAATTGCCAAATAAAACTAGTTTTATTTGGCTTATTACAATTTTACTTAATATTCATATTATATCAGCACAAATTCATGTTGATATCAATTTGAATATGAAACATTCTGTTGAAAATGTATCAGACTTTGGTCGAAATAGACACATGACCATTCATGCAGGATCAACGGAAAGTGATTGGAATGGAGAGGAAACCAAATTAGATTACCTAATGAATGAATTAGGGGTTTATTTTGGTAGAGATACTGGTTCAGCTACATGGAAAAATCAATTAGTAGAAGAAGATCCTAACCATAAAGGTTGGCCTAATGTAACTCAATTAAAAGAGACAGCAATAGGATTAAAGAAATGGATAGACAGTCCTGATTTTGTCACACGTAGACAGTATCGTGCCAAATCAAAATATATGATTATGGGAGTTAATGATTTCTCTCCTATGTATCCTAATCTTTCTTGGTATCCAACTTTTGGTAAAGGCAAAGGCGGATGGTTTGTCAGAGATGTGGATGCTGCGGCTGAATGGACCTCTCTCTATTTAGATAATTTTTATGCTAAAACGACAAACGATATAGGGGAAGGTCTTCCAAAGTATTGGGAATGTTATAATGAGCCAGATATGAATTTTATGAATCCTTCGTTTGGGATGATTGTGTCTAGTTTAGAAAAAAACTGGGAGTATCATAAACTAGTTGCACAAAAAGTGAAGGAAAGGTTAGGAAGCTTTGCTCCTAAAATAGGAGGGATGACATGGGGGCAACATGACTTTTTTAAACCAGATGCAGTGCCCTCTCGTACAGATGGAGCTTTTTGGTATGCTAATTCAAGTCCTGAAGCTAATGCATTGTATGATAATATGTTGTCAGGTGTAAATGGGTGGCCCAAAGCTTGGGATAAACGAAAAGATAATTGGTGGCAATGGGATTATTTATGGCAAGGATTTATAGATCATGCTGGAGCTGATATGGATTTTTATGGGGTTCACCTTTATGATTGGCCGAATTCCACCAAAGGAACTTCAACGATACGGTCAGGAGGACATGTTGAAGCTGTGTTAGACCAATTGGAATGGTATGACAATTTTAAATTTGGAAAGAAAAAAGATATTGTCATGTCTGAATTTGGTGCCGTTAATGCAACTTATATCAATTCACTACCTTCTAGGAGACGTGACTGGGAGTTTTTGAAGCCCTTTAATCAAATGTTTTTGGAGTTTTTAGAGCGACCATCACATGTTGTGATGAGTATGCCATTCTCACCTACAAAAGCCATATGGGGTGCTTATATAAAATCAGATGGGAATGTGCAACGCTATGATGGAGCTACTCTATTTGATCCAATTGGAACTTGGAAAGGAAACCCAACAACTTATGTAATGGGACAGCCATCGGGAGGTTGGGATTGGAGTGCTATTATTTATTATTTCGAATTATGGAAAGGGGTTGAAGGTACTCGTATTGATACTAAATCAAATCACTCTGATGTTCAGGCTGATGCTTATGTTTTAGGAAATCATGTGTATGTCATTTTAAATAATTGTGAAGATGACATAAAAACCGTGAATTTAAATACATTTAATACTGCATTAACAAATACAGTTAGTAATGTAGAAATGCGCCATTTGTTTTTTGATCCTGCAAAAGGTACTCAGGGTGAGCCAGCGTTGTCAGTCGTAAAATTAAAAACTGCACCTGCTCAGGTAACCTTAAAAGCCAACTCAACTATCGTACTAGATTACATCTACAACAATCCTGTAGTTATCGATAAAGAGTCAAAAGAGAAAAAATATATGTCGGAACCTTTAACAACGGCCAAAAATACTAGAGGTACACAATTATGTCGATTAGAAGGGAAAAATAGTTTCACTACTACAGTCAAAAATGTTGTTAAACCAGCAAAAGGAGAGGCTGTAATTAGAATTGGTGGTTTTTTCTATAATCCTGTAGATGGAGGTGATGGAAAAATTAAAGTAGTTTCATTAAAAGTGAATGGAAATGAAGTAGTAACTCAAAGCCCTATGTTATACAATCCTAGAGGTTATGTTGCTGGGGGCTATAAGGGGGGGTGGTTTGGTGTTTTAGAATTAGAATGCCCCTTAAGTTATTTGAAAGATGGTGATAATACTATTTATTTCCAACGTCAACAAAACGCTGATTTTACAACAGTGATGATTCAAGTGTGGGATATGGATCAAGACCCTGGTAGAACATCAAATACCACGGTAGCATTAACCTCTGTTTCTTTAGGGAGTGAAGCCGAATCTTTGATGAATGGAAATAAACTGGGTATCGTCCCTGTGTTTGCACCTTCAAATGCTACAAATAAAGGACTTGTTTGGACTTCTTCTGATGTTAATGTTGCTACAGTGGACGAAAATGGTGTAGTTACTGCCAAAGCTGATTCTGGAATTGCGGTTATAACAGCTACTAGTAAGCAAACAAACAATATTTTTGCAACGAAAACCATAACAGCAATTCCATATAAGAAATCTGATGTGACCTCTTTAGAAATTGTACAAGGATCACAAATTACAGTAGATCAATATGTCAATACACCTTTGACATTACAAATGACACCAACTCCGGAAAATATTCCTGATATAGAGTGGACATCAAGTAATGATGCTGTAGTCAGTGTGCTTTCAACGGGTAAAGTAATTGGTAAAGTAATTGGAGGAACAGCAACCATTACCGCCAAAGTAAAAGGAACAACAATTTCTGATGAGATAATAGTAAATGTTAGAATTGCTGGTGAGGAAAGCGTTTTTTCAAGAGAATTACCAAATGCCATTAGACCCTTCACCACAGGTAAAGTGACTGTGCCTGTGAGGATAATGGGAGAACGTACCGTAAATATGGAATTAATTAAAAACGGCATGGTAATAGGTTCAGGAATTCAAACAGTTAATGCTCTTGGCGATATAACAATTGAAGTTCCCTACACACTGACAACGGCGCCTTCGCCAGGTACAGGATATTCAATAAAGTTGACTTTAAAAAATGGTAGTACCATCTTAGATACGGAAACTAAAACAATTGAAGTAATAGATCATATACGAGTAAGTTCTGTAACTATTAATGAAGGTATCCCTTTGGTTCAAGTAGGCAAGACAATAAGTCGTTCTGCAGTAGTTTCGCCAATAGATGCTTTTAATACTTCAATCCAGTGGAGTTCGAGTAATTCTGCAGTTGCAACTGTTGACCAAAATACAGGAATAATTACAGGTGTCGCTGTAGGTCAAGTGACTATTCGAGCTACATCTGTAGATGAAAATACGGTTTATGCTGAGGCTGTCATTAATGTGCAAGCAGATGAGGTTTCAGTGCCAGTTCAATCTATTGTATTGCCATCGGTCTTAACTTTATTCCCTAGTTTAAAGAAAACTTTAACGCCAATATTTGTTCCATCCTATACCACAAATAAAAATATTGTATGGCAAGTGAATAACAATATTGTGACTGTGGATAGTAATGGACTAGTTACGGCAGGTAATACGGAGGGTACAGCTATAGTTACGGCAACTTCAATTACTAATCCTTCTATTTCTGCGAGTGTCCAAGTTAAAGTGACGAAAACCTTAGTTGTCGAAGCGGAAACCTTTGTAAATACAGGGGGTTCAACAGAAGGTGTTGTTAAAAGTTCAATTGGATTTAATAATAATACATCAGGAGATTGGGCGGAATATACGGTTGACTTCCCTGCATCTGGTGAATATGCAATTAAATATCGAATAGGTTCACCTAATTCCGCTGGTTTAGGAGTGAAAATATATGTTGACGGGGTTTTAATGAATACAACTAAACTAGTAGGTACTGGTGGATGGGATATTTATACAACGCAAGCAGCTTCTGGACAAATCAACATTTCAGCAGGGGTTCATACGATTCGTATTGAATCAACTGGTACTGATCAGTGGCAGTGGAATTGTGATTGGTTTAGTTTGGAATATATGGGAATCGTACCTTTATCTGTTAAAAGTGAGAAGTTAAAGTCTGTTTCAATTTATCCAAATCCTACTTATGGGGATCTTGTAATAGAAGGCTTAAGTAATTCTAATACTAATATTACTATCTACAATTTGCTAGGTGTTGTAGTTAAACAAATGAATGTAGCCACTGATAGGGTTGACCTAAATATTAGTGATTATGCAACAGGTGTTTATTTGATAAAAGTAACAAAGGGAGCTGATAGTGGCTTGTACAAAGTTATCAAAAAGTAA
- a CDS encoding DUF3127 domain-containing protein, which yields MEVTGKVRVINPEQQVSAAFKKRELVVTTEEQYPQHILIEFTQDKCDLLNNYAIGEPVKVSINLRGREWVNPQGETRFFNSIQGWRIEKLVSEAPGAPAPAMPAAPAFQPATNLNEDEADDLPF from the coding sequence ATGGAAGTTACAGGAAAAGTTAGAGTCATTAATCCAGAGCAACAAGTTAGTGCAGCATTCAAAAAAAGAGAATTAGTTGTAACTACAGAAGAACAATATCCTCAACATATTTTAATTGAATTTACTCAAGATAAATGTGATTTGTTGAACAACTATGCAATCGGTGAGCCAGTTAAAGTATCTATCAATTTAAGAGGTAGAGAATGGGTAAACCCACAAGGAGAAACACGTTTTTTCAACAGTATCCAAGGTTGGAGAATTGAAAAACTAGTTTCTGAAGCTCCAGGTGCTCCTGCGCCAGCTATGCCTGCTGCACCAGCATTTCAACCAGCTACAAATCTAAACGAAGACGAAGCGGATGATTTACCGTTTTAA
- a CDS encoding outer membrane beta-barrel protein → MKFNQLVLMVTFLVTSAVFGQLTGKVVDGDFPLEYATATLFSANDKALVAGVVTDSKGTFKIGNIKNGTYYLEVSFIGFEKKTIKNIFVKNRNTPINLGTIALVSAENQLTDVVVKNEKTTVVTKIDRQVYDAKSFQNSQGGTATDVLRNLPSISIDGQGEISVRGSSGFVVLLNGKPTQGSISTILGQLPANAIERVEVVTAPSAKYDPDGKAGILNIITKKGATNGTYAQLNIKGGFPSIENYDNKDNAQRYGIDGTYNFKKDKWDVSLGGSYGRNDIQGRREGDVFTNNVTKGYKTQFPSDGERSTDELNYSGRFTVDFTPDTANNFSVGFYAGKRKNERTADIYYNNKTTSLTDGSTIKTFDYYNENLRVRDGDFALGSFDYTHTFKNKSKFTSSVLYEYTLLGGPTTNLNLGYSDPSIVYQDEYNTNDNPLYGTRAQLDYEFKPFSFGKIETGYQFRKLKHNGNFIYERRNNTSGEFELVPEFSSVVNLDRILHSGYVQLNGSKAKWEYAAGLRLESMNRDFYLKGANQPAENLAYDYVKLFPSASAQYTLDSNVKVKAAYSKRVDRAPTYKMNPFKEREHSETFEQGDKNLLPEFTDLIELGISKNYKGGNSIFATAYYRDVQNLINRVNTLSYDTMGVLNDTILDRIYTNVGRGKAIGLEVGTQFKPTAKWTNFIGANIYNFNIKGGFDGKPINSNATQYSINANSTYNFSGTASLQFTLNYLSEKITAQGEDSRFYSPNLTLRKTFLDNQLVATLQWQNIDMGLLNSNEQRITTYNPGEFYTTTNYVYEVDMVLLNLSYTFNKTKNRSKFIDSEFGKKEF, encoded by the coding sequence ATGAAATTTAATCAATTGGTATTAATGGTTACTTTTTTAGTGACCAGTGCAGTATTTGGTCAGCTGACCGGTAAAGTAGTTGATGGGGATTTTCCTTTGGAATATGCAACAGCAACCTTATTTTCAGCAAATGATAAAGCTTTAGTAGCTGGAGTGGTAACCGATTCAAAAGGAACTTTTAAAATAGGAAACATTAAAAATGGAACCTACTATCTTGAAGTATCTTTTATTGGTTTTGAAAAAAAGACCATCAAGAACATTTTTGTAAAAAACAGAAATACACCCATCAATTTAGGAACAATAGCGTTGGTTTCAGCAGAAAATCAATTGACCGATGTCGTAGTTAAAAACGAAAAAACTACCGTTGTTACTAAAATTGACAGACAGGTGTATGACGCTAAATCTTTTCAAAACAGTCAAGGAGGAACTGCCACTGATGTGTTGAGAAACCTACCTTCTATTTCAATTGATGGACAAGGGGAAATCAGCGTTAGAGGAAGCTCAGGATTTGTGGTTTTGTTAAATGGAAAACCTACTCAAGGAAGTATTTCTACCATTTTGGGACAATTACCAGCTAACGCAATTGAACGTGTAGAAGTAGTTACCGCTCCATCAGCAAAATACGACCCAGACGGTAAAGCGGGTATTTTGAATATTATTACCAAAAAAGGAGCTACAAACGGTACTTATGCTCAGTTGAATATCAAAGGTGGTTTTCCTTCTATTGAAAATTACGATAATAAAGACAATGCCCAGCGTTACGGAATCGACGGAACCTATAATTTTAAAAAAGACAAATGGGATGTGTCTCTAGGAGGAAGTTATGGTCGTAATGACATTCAAGGTCGTAGAGAAGGAGATGTGTTTACGAATAATGTTACTAAGGGATACAAAACCCAATTTCCGTCAGATGGAGAACGTAGTACAGATGAGTTGAACTACAGTGGTCGTTTTACAGTAGATTTTACGCCAGATACAGCTAATAATTTTTCTGTTGGTTTCTACGCAGGAAAACGTAAAAACGAAAGAACAGCTGATATCTATTATAATAATAAAACAACATCATTAACTGATGGAAGTACGATTAAAACTTTTGACTATTACAATGAAAATTTAAGAGTTCGTGATGGTGATTTTGCCTTAGGAAGTTTTGATTATACGCATACATTCAAAAATAAATCAAAATTTACATCATCGGTTTTATATGAGTACACTTTATTAGGTGGTCCAACAACCAATTTGAATTTAGGATATTCTGACCCATCGATTGTCTACCAAGATGAGTACAATACAAATGATAATCCATTGTACGGGACCAGAGCGCAGTTGGATTATGAATTCAAACCATTTTCTTTTGGTAAAATTGAAACGGGTTACCAATTCAGAAAATTAAAGCACAACGGTAATTTTATTTACGAAAGAAGAAATAATACTAGCGGAGAATTTGAGTTGGTTCCTGAATTCTCGAGTGTGGTTAACTTAGATAGAATCTTGCATTCTGGTTATGTGCAATTGAATGGAAGTAAGGCTAAATGGGAATATGCAGCTGGATTGCGTTTGGAGTCTATGAATCGTGATTTCTATTTAAAAGGAGCTAATCAACCTGCGGAAAACTTAGCTTACGATTATGTGAAATTATTTCCATCAGCTTCGGCTCAATATACTTTGGATAGTAATGTAAAAGTAAAAGCCGCTTATAGTAAAAGAGTAGATCGTGCGCCAACCTATAAAATGAACCCTTTTAAAGAAAGAGAGCATTCGGAAACATTCGAACAAGGAGACAAAAACCTATTGCCTGAATTTACAGATTTGATAGAATTAGGAATTAGTAAGAACTACAAGGGTGGAAATTCAATTTTTGCAACGGCTTACTATAGAGATGTACAAAATTTAATCAATCGTGTAAATACATTGTCATACGATACGATGGGTGTGCTGAATGACACTATTCTTGACCGTATTTATACCAATGTAGGTAGAGGTAAAGCTATTGGTCTTGAGGTAGGAACGCAATTCAAACCTACAGCAAAATGGACGAATTTTATTGGAGCGAATATTTATAATTTCAATATCAAAGGTGGCTTTGATGGGAAACCAATCAACTCTAATGCTACACAATATTCGATTAATGCGAATAGCACCTATAATTTTTCAGGGACTGCTTCATTGCAATTTACATTGAATTATTTATCTGAAAAAATCACGGCACAAGGAGAAGACTCTCGTTTTTATTCGCCAAATTTGACTTTAAGAAAAACCTTCCTAGACAATCAATTAGTAGCAACTTTGCAATGGCAAAATATTGACATGGGATTGTTAAACTCTAATGAGCAACGCATCACAACCTACAATCCGGGGGAATTTTATACCACAACTAATTATGTGTATGAAGTAGATATGGTGTTGTTGAATTTATCCTATACCTTCAATAAAACGAAGAACCGTTCTAAATTCATCGATAGTGAATTTGGTAAAAAAGAATTCTAG
- a CDS encoding carboxymuconolactone decarboxylase family protein has product MTTLKVHNIESAPEASKPLLENSQKAYGMIPGLHGVLAGAPGTLQAYQTLHELFVNTSFNADELTVVWQTINVEHACHYCVPAHTGIAAMMKVDETITEALRNETPLANPKLESLRAMTLSIVRNRGHVSKEELEAFYTAGYGEQQLLEIILGLSQKIISNYSNQIANTPVDAAFQKFAWSK; this is encoded by the coding sequence ATGACAACTTTAAAAGTGCACAACATCGAGTCTGCTCCAGAAGCAAGTAAACCTTTATTAGAAAACTCTCAAAAAGCATACGGAATGATTCCGGGACTTCACGGCGTTTTGGCGGGAGCGCCTGGAACACTTCAAGCTTATCAAACCTTACATGAATTATTCGTTAATACTTCTTTCAACGCAGATGAATTGACAGTTGTTTGGCAAACCATCAACGTTGAGCATGCTTGTCATTATTGCGTTCCCGCACATACTGGTATCGCTGCCATGATGAAAGTTGATGAGACTATTACTGAGGCTTTGCGAAACGAAACACCATTAGCTAATCCAAAATTAGAATCTTTACGTGCGATGACATTATCTATTGTTCGCAACCGTGGTCATGTTTCTAAAGAGGAACTAGAGGCATTTTATACTGCAGGTTACGGTGAGCAACAATTACTAGAAATAATCCTTGGTCTGTCTCAAAAAATAATTAGTAACTATAGTAATCAAATAGCAAATACTCCTGTTGACGCGGCTTTTCAGAAATTTGCTTGGTCTAAATAA
- a CDS encoding TetR/AcrR family transcriptional regulator, translated as MARTKQYNEQEVIEKAMSLFWRNGYENTSVRMLEKEMGINQFSIYSSFGSKQGVFLESLKCYKSKVHSIFEKLQQGTDGVNDIKTFFYDSLEAPTKIGDHKGCLLTNTYNEFADNEDQLIKEQMEDFMNNLKAIFIQKLSKNSSKDATTIEKQANYLLLAKHGLAAASRVNTAKEIEDYIEMTFSKL; from the coding sequence ATGGCAAGAACAAAACAATATAACGAACAAGAAGTGATAGAAAAAGCGATGTCTTTGTTCTGGCGCAATGGGTATGAGAATACCTCCGTTCGTATGTTGGAAAAAGAAATGGGTATCAACCAGTTCTCGATTTATTCAAGTTTTGGTAGTAAACAGGGTGTTTTCCTAGAAAGCCTAAAATGTTATAAAAGCAAAGTCCATTCTATTTTTGAAAAATTACAACAGGGGACAGACGGCGTCAATGATATCAAAACCTTTTTTTATGATTCACTCGAAGCGCCGACTAAAATAGGCGATCATAAAGGCTGCTTATTGACCAATACCTACAATGAATTTGCTGATAATGAAGACCAATTGATTAAGGAGCAAATGGAGGACTTTATGAATAATCTTAAAGCTATTTTTATACAAAAACTATCTAAAAATAGTTCAAAAGACGCTACGACCATTGAGAAACAAGCCAATTATTTATTATTAGCCAAACACGGTTTAGCCGCCGCATCAAGAGTAAACACAGCAAAAGAAATCGAAGACTATATTGAGATGACCTTCTCAAAGCTCTAA
- a CDS encoding helix-turn-helix transcriptional regulator yields the protein MNKSIAVYTKIPTVTNIKIEPFDVNKRFTKPHRHNKYIELVYFKQGSGFHYMDSVSYEIKPPVVFLISNNEVHHWEINTVPEGYVIIVKEDFLEKTIDKHINQQLFRLNKEQMIALQPDATIDALFEVLCSEMKQESIQKEVVEGSLKALFAKIIGYSNRTESLVNIDKSLHFEKLLKQELRNDVSFYADLMNISTQNLNVICKKNFSKTASQVIAAHIIQEAKRQLVYTDVSISEIAYSLDFNDVSHFVKYFKRHTGSTPLSFKQAV from the coding sequence ATGAATAAATCTATTGCTGTCTATACCAAAATACCAACCGTAACCAATATCAAAATTGAACCTTTTGATGTTAATAAAAGATTCACCAAACCACACCGACATAATAAATACATTGAGTTGGTTTATTTTAAGCAAGGTAGTGGTTTCCATTATATGGATTCAGTTTCTTACGAGATAAAGCCACCGGTTGTTTTCTTGATTAGTAATAATGAAGTGCATCACTGGGAAATAAATACCGTTCCCGAAGGTTATGTCATCATTGTAAAAGAAGATTTTCTTGAAAAAACAATCGATAAACACATCAACCAACAACTTTTTCGATTGAACAAAGAACAGATGATTGCGCTCCAGCCTGATGCAACCATTGATGCGTTGTTTGAGGTTTTATGTTCAGAGATGAAACAAGAGAGTATTCAGAAAGAAGTAGTCGAAGGTAGCTTGAAAGCGCTTTTTGCCAAAATTATTGGCTATTCAAATCGCACAGAGTCCTTGGTAAATATTGACAAATCTCTTCATTTTGAAAAACTATTAAAACAAGAATTGCGTAATGATGTTTCTTTCTATGCTGATTTAATGAATATTAGCACACAAAATTTGAATGTTATTTGCAAAAAGAATTTCTCTAAAACGGCCTCACAAGTTATCGCGGCTCACATCATCCAAGAAGCTAAAAGACAATTAGTTTATACTGATGTTTCTATCTCTGAAATTGCATATAGTCTTGATTTTAATGATGTTTCACATTTTGTAAAATACTTTAAGCGGCACACAGGAAGCACGCCTCTGAGTTTTAAACAAGCTGTTTAA
- a CDS encoding HAMP domain-containing sensor histidine kinase, with protein MQFSERRNTTRWIIILISFLIVSLILWNTYTFFQIFKNEERLKMNLWATAQKTLINADENTEVDLPLQILSNNSSIPIILTENERVINTVNIDESLGINSASTHKILNRLKTENDPIVIEYVPGKFQKLYYGDSELLNKLKYYPIALVLIIFLFGLLVYNFYKSTKVATQNKLWAGMAKETAHQIGTPLSSLIGWVEILKADEVDESITMEIEKDIARLQTITERFSKIGSTPTLENKNIIEETFHAYNYLQSRFSKQIEFHFEAPEIPIFIPINPTLHGWTIENLVKNAIDAMKGKGKLILQIEHDKGSVLINVSDTGSGIHKKQFETIFEPGFTTKKRGWGLGLSLTKRIVEEYHNGKIKVLKSEIGLGTTIQVNYKINS; from the coding sequence ATGCAGTTTTCTGAAAGAAGAAATACAACACGCTGGATTATCATTTTGATTTCATTTTTGATTGTTTCATTGATTCTTTGGAATACCTATACTTTTTTTCAAATTTTCAAAAACGAAGAACGACTTAAAATGAATCTTTGGGCGACTGCTCAAAAAACCCTCATCAATGCTGATGAGAATACCGAAGTCGATTTGCCTTTGCAAATCTTGAGCAACAACTCTTCTATTCCTATTATTTTAACGGAGAACGAACGCGTTATCAATACAGTCAACATTGATGAAAGCCTTGGTATTAATAGTGCTTCGACACATAAAATCCTAAATCGACTAAAAACTGAAAACGACCCTATTGTTATAGAATATGTACCTGGGAAATTTCAAAAACTATATTATGGTGATTCCGAATTGCTAAACAAGTTAAAATACTATCCTATAGCATTGGTTTTAATTATTTTCCTTTTTGGATTATTAGTCTATAACTTTTACAAAAGCACCAAGGTGGCTACTCAGAATAAGTTATGGGCTGGAATGGCCAAAGAAACAGCACACCAAATAGGAACTCCATTATCCTCACTAATAGGTTGGGTCGAAATATTAAAAGCCGATGAAGTTGATGAATCCATAACTATGGAAATCGAAAAAGACATTGCCCGACTTCAAACTATTACAGAACGTTTTTCTAAAATTGGCTCCACACCAACTTTAGAAAACAAAAATATCATTGAAGAAACCTTCCATGCTTATAACTATTTACAATCACGTTTTTCTAAGCAAATTGAATTTCATTTTGAAGCTCCCGAAATCCCCATTTTCATTCCTATCAACCCAACACTTCACGGCTGGACGATTGAAAACTTAGTCAAAAACGCTATTGATGCAATGAAAGGCAAAGGGAAATTGATTTTACAAATCGAACATGATAAAGGCAGTGTTCTAATAAATGTATCGGACACGGGAAGCGGTATTCATAAAAAACAATTTGAAACCATCTTTGAACCTGGTTTCACCACTAAAAAAAGAGGTTGGGGATTAGGATTATCATTAACCAAAAGAATTGTTGAAGAATACCATAATGGAAAAATTAAGGTATTAAAATCCGAAATAGGTTTGGGAACTACGATTCAGGTTAATTATAAAATTAATTCTTAA